A part of Tessaracoccus timonensis genomic DNA contains:
- a CDS encoding helicase HerA-like domain-containing protein, with amino-acid sequence MSVSEQQIIDGYTFNVPSATLGALMHDGEPVKEARIGIPLGMFNRHGLVAGATGTGKTKTLQVMAEALSNAGVPVFAADVKGDLSGLATPGEGSDKLLARVAPLGQDWEAATFPVELFALGGEGNGVPLRATVTDFGPVLLSKVLDLNPTQESSLGLVFMHADKAGLPLLDLKDLIELLRYLTATDEGKDELKAIGGISTATAGVILRSLITLNEQGGDVFFGEPEFDSSELLRTASDGRGVISLLELPQLASRPALFSTFLMWLLADLFEHLPEVGDVDKPKLVFFFDEAHLLFRGASKAFLESITQTVRLIRSKGVGVFFVTQTPKDIPDDVLAQLGSRVQHQLRAHTPNDAKALKASVATYPHSDYDLERLLQELGIGEAIVTVMNDKGAPTPVAWTKMWAPTASMDPTPEAEQQRIVRESLLFSRYGEPVDRESAYEMLTKRMEDSAAEAEAAAQAEEEAAKAEAAAAEQAKIEAEQRKAFERAQKEYERQRRAEEKRLEQQRAREEREAERRRRERERRTERVVRSVGKDLVRGIFGILKKRR; translated from the coding sequence ATGTCCGTGAGTGAACAACAGATCATCGACGGCTACACCTTCAACGTCCCCTCGGCCACGCTGGGCGCCCTCATGCACGACGGGGAACCCGTCAAGGAAGCGCGCATCGGTATTCCGCTGGGCATGTTCAACCGGCACGGGCTCGTCGCCGGAGCCACCGGCACCGGCAAAACCAAGACACTGCAGGTCATGGCGGAAGCCCTCAGCAACGCAGGCGTACCGGTGTTTGCCGCCGACGTGAAGGGCGACCTCTCCGGCCTCGCCACCCCCGGCGAGGGGAGCGACAAGCTGCTGGCACGCGTCGCCCCGCTTGGCCAAGACTGGGAAGCCGCGACGTTCCCCGTCGAACTCTTCGCCCTCGGCGGCGAGGGCAACGGAGTGCCCCTGCGGGCGACAGTGACCGACTTCGGTCCGGTGCTGCTGTCGAAGGTGCTGGATTTGAACCCGACGCAGGAATCGTCGCTCGGGCTCGTGTTTATGCATGCTGACAAGGCAGGACTCCCACTGCTGGATCTCAAAGACCTCATCGAACTGTTGCGCTACCTCACTGCCACCGATGAGGGCAAGGACGAGCTCAAGGCCATCGGAGGCATCTCGACGGCGACCGCCGGCGTCATCCTGCGCTCGCTCATCACCCTCAATGAGCAAGGCGGCGACGTGTTCTTCGGTGAGCCCGAGTTCGACTCGTCGGAGCTGCTGCGCACCGCCAGCGACGGCCGAGGCGTGATCTCGCTGCTCGAACTGCCGCAGCTGGCGTCGCGCCCGGCGCTGTTTTCCACCTTCCTGATGTGGCTCCTCGCCGACCTCTTCGAGCACCTCCCGGAGGTTGGCGACGTCGACAAACCGAAGCTCGTGTTCTTCTTCGACGAGGCCCACCTGCTGTTCCGTGGGGCGTCGAAGGCATTCCTGGAGTCCATCACGCAGACCGTCCGGCTCATCCGCTCGAAGGGCGTGGGTGTGTTCTTCGTCACGCAGACCCCGAAGGATATTCCCGACGATGTGCTCGCCCAGTTGGGTTCGCGCGTGCAGCACCAGCTGCGTGCCCACACGCCGAACGACGCGAAGGCGCTGAAGGCTTCCGTCGCCACCTATCCGCACTCTGACTACGACCTTGAGCGCCTGCTGCAGGAGCTCGGCATTGGCGAGGCCATCGTCACGGTGATGAACGACAAGGGCGCACCCACCCCCGTCGCGTGGACGAAAATGTGGGCGCCGACCGCGTCGATGGATCCGACCCCGGAGGCTGAACAGCAGCGCATCGTGCGCGAATCGCTGCTGTTTTCCCGCTACGGGGAGCCCGTCGACAGGGAATCGGCGTACGAGATGCTGACCAAGCGCATGGAAGACAGTGCAGCAGAGGCCGAAGCCGCGGCCCAGGCGGAGGAAGAGGCGGCGAAGGCCGAGGCGGCCGCCGCGGAGCAGGCGAAGATCGAGGCTGAGCAGCGCAAGGCGTTTGAGCGCGCGCAGAAGGAATATGAGCGCCAGCGGCGAGCCGAAGAGAAGCGCCTCGAGCAGCAGCGGGCGCGTGAGGAGCGCGAGGCGGAGCGTCGTCGTCGCGAACGCGAGCGCCGGACGGAACGCGTCGTGCGGTCAGTCGGTAAAGACCTGGTTCGCGGCATCTTCGGCATCTTGAAGAAGCGCCGCTGA
- a CDS encoding 6-phosphofructokinase, with protein MAKRIGILTAGGDAPGLNAAIRGLGKAATGRYGMELIGFRGGIRGLAEDTWTELNRDSLSGILTLGGTILGTSRDKVHKMMVDGEPRDVIPDIADVVERNKLDCLALLGGGGTAKNALRLHEAGIPVVHLPKTIDKDIAHTDNTFGFATALEIATEAIDRLHSTAHSHHRVIIAEIMGHKAGWLTLGAGIAGGADVILLPEIPYQLDAIVEKIEERKRKGTNFSVVAVAEGARDAEATAELEAAESLVKSAPTPEAKAVAKEHRRRIEDSHREHPFRLAREIEARTGLESRVTVLGYVQRGGIPVAADRLLGSVIGAAAADLIEAGETGIMVASKGEGAAAVPLEDVAGNLALVPLDHPWITTARSVGTELGE; from the coding sequence ATGGCCAAGCGCATCGGAATCTTGACGGCAGGCGGAGACGCGCCAGGGTTGAACGCGGCGATCCGGGGCCTCGGCAAGGCCGCAACCGGACGGTACGGCATGGAACTCATCGGCTTTCGCGGTGGCATCCGCGGGCTGGCGGAAGACACCTGGACCGAGCTCAACCGCGACTCGCTCTCCGGGATCCTGACGCTCGGCGGCACCATCCTCGGCACCAGCCGCGACAAAGTGCACAAGATGATGGTCGACGGCGAACCGCGCGACGTGATCCCCGACATCGCCGACGTGGTGGAGCGCAACAAGCTCGACTGCCTCGCGCTGCTGGGTGGCGGCGGCACCGCGAAGAACGCGCTGCGTCTGCATGAGGCCGGCATCCCCGTCGTGCATCTGCCGAAGACGATTGACAAGGACATCGCCCACACCGACAACACCTTCGGGTTCGCCACCGCGCTCGAGATTGCGACGGAGGCGATCGATCGACTGCACTCGACGGCGCACTCCCACCACCGTGTCATCATCGCGGAAATCATGGGCCACAAGGCCGGATGGCTCACGCTCGGCGCGGGCATCGCGGGCGGCGCCGACGTGATTCTGCTGCCGGAGATCCCCTACCAGCTGGACGCCATCGTCGAGAAAATCGAGGAACGCAAGCGCAAGGGCACGAACTTCTCTGTGGTCGCCGTGGCGGAGGGCGCCCGCGACGCGGAAGCCACCGCCGAGCTGGAGGCGGCGGAGTCGTTGGTGAAGTCAGCCCCGACACCCGAGGCCAAGGCGGTGGCGAAGGAGCACCGTCGGCGTATCGAAGATTCGCACCGCGAGCACCCGTTCCGTCTGGCCCGCGAAATTGAGGCTCGCACGGGGTTGGAGTCGCGGGTGACCGTGCTGGGGTATGTGCAGCGCGGCGGGATCCCCGTCGCGGCGGATCGGCTGCTGGGTTCGGTGATTGGTGCGGCAGCTGCCGACCTCATCGAGGCCGGCGAGACCGGCATCATGGTGGCGTCGAAGGGCGAAGGCGCGGCGGCTGTCCCGCTGGAGGACGTCGCCGGCAACCTCGCGCTGGTGCCGCTCGACCACCCGTGGATCACCACCGCACGCTCGGTCGGTACCGAGCTGGGCGAGTAA